One region of Miscanthus floridulus cultivar M001 chromosome 19, ASM1932011v1, whole genome shotgun sequence genomic DNA includes:
- the LOC136527156 gene encoding amino acid transporter AVT6A-like — MGGGGANDRFPGASDPLLPTKRDGDEDDAGASAFHEFDGASFAGAVFNLSTTIVGAGIMALPATMKVLGLVPGLVMIVLAALLTDASIELLVRFSRAVGARSYSAAMGDAFGWWGRRLLQVCVVINNVGVMIVYMIIIGDVLSGTTSGGEHHYGVLEGWFGIHWWNGRFFVLLVTTLCVFTPLACFKRIDSLSYTSTISVALAIVFVIITAGIAIIKLIGGQIPMPKLFPTVPDLASVWELFTAVPVLVTAYVCHYNVHPIHNELKDSSQIKPIVHTSLTLCSTIYITTSFFGYLLFGESTLSDVLSNFDSNLGIPYSSVLNDAVRVSYAVHLMLVFPMIFHALRLNLDGLLFASARPLSSDNRRFGIMTALLLLVIFGSAISIPSIWDAFQFTGATAAVCIAFIFPAAITLRDPQGIATKWDKILAVFMIVLAVVSNVVAVYSDAYKIFHKESAPSEA, encoded by the exons atgggcggcggcggcgctaacGACCGCTTCCCGGGGGCCAGCGACCCGCTGCTCCCCACGAAGCGGGATGGGGACGAGGACGACGCCGGTGCCTCCGCGTTCCACGAGTTCGACGGCGCCTCCTTCGCTGGCGCGGTGTTCAATCTCTCCACCACCATCGTCGGTGCGGGCATCATGGCGCTACCGGCCACCATGAAGGTGCTCGGTCTCGTCCCCGGGCTCGTCATGATAGTGCTCGCCGCGCTCCTCACCGACGCCTCCATCGAGCTGCTCGTGCGCTTCAGCCGCGCCGTCGGGGCGCGCTCCTACAGCGCGGCCATGGGCGACGCCTTCGGATGGTGGGGCAGGAGGTTGCTCCAGGTCTGCGTTGTCATCAACAACGTCGGCGTCATGATCGTCTACATGATCATTATTG GTGACGTGCTTTCTGGAACCACTTCTGGTGGTGAGCATCACTATGGTGTGCTAGAAGGATGGTTTGGAATACACTGGTGGAATGGGCGTTTCTTTGTTCTCCTTGTCACAACCCTTTGTGTTTTTACTCCACTAGCATGCTTCAAGCGTATTG ATTCACTGAGCTATACATCCACAATATCTGTTGCTTTGGCGATTGTATTCGTTATTATTACTGCAGGAATTGCTATCATCAAGTTAATAGGTGGACAAATTCCAATGCCCAAGTTGTTTCCCACTGTTCCTGATTTGGCATCTGTTTGGGAACTTTTTACAGCAGTGCCGGTTCTTGTCACGGCTTATGTTTGCCATTACAATG TTCACCCAATTCATAATGAGCTAAAGGACTCTTCCCAGATCAAGCCAATAGTGCACACATCATTGACACTATGCTCGACTATCTACATCACAACAAGTTTCTTTGGATATCTCCTCTTTGGTGAATCTACACTCTCTGATGTGCTCTCCAACTTTGATTCAAATCTTGGGATCCCATACAGTTCAGTTCTAAACGATGCTGTCAGAGTGAGCTATGCTGTTCACCTTATGCTTGTGTTCCCCATGATATTCCATGCATTGAGGCTTAATTTGGATGGGCTCCTCTTCGCCTCTGCAAGGCCTCTGTCTTCTGACAACAGAAGATTTGGCATAATGACAGCATTGCTCCTCCTAGTGATTTTTGGGTCTGCAATCTCCATTCCTAGTATTTGGGATGCCTTTCAGTTTACTGGGGCAACTGCTGCTGTCTGTATTGCCTTTATTTTCCCAGCTGCAATCACTTTAAG GGATCCACAAGGCATTGCCACGAAGTGGGACAAAATTCTGGCGGTCTTCATGATTGTTCTTGCTGTTGTATCAAATGTAGTAGCAGTCTACAGCGATGCCTACAAAATATTCCACAAGGAAAGTGCTCCTTCTGAGGCCTGA